The following proteins are encoded in a genomic region of Herminiimonas arsenicoxydans:
- a CDS encoding putative integrase (Evidence 3 : Function proposed based on presence of conserved amino acid motif, structural feature or limited homology; Product type h : extrachromosomal origin), producing MPKLAKPLTDLQVRTAKPVVGKAHTLADGLGMYLEITAVGTKIWRMSYRQENGKQNRLTFGSYPEISLTEARAKRAEARKLLADGIDPAQFKREAKEAKAIAGTHTFETVAHAWLKKTSAMRASTTQEKVTNWLQKDVFPFIGHMPVSLIKPLNVLTTVQKMEARGSVESAHRVKQICGQVLRYAVATGLAERDVTADLKGALSVVPKTNYAAIIEPKQAGVLLRSIFGYTGHPYAVAALKLSPLLFVRPGELRSAEWKEIDLDAAEWRIPGEKMKMKIDHLVPLSTQAIEILRNVHAMTGHGKYVFPSIRTYERCMSENTINAALRSMGYDKETMTAHGFRAMARTIMDEVLGERVDLIEHQLAHAVKDPNGRAYNRTAHLPARRQMMQRWADYLDSLRKGADVISLKTNLV from the coding sequence ATGCCAAAACTCGCAAAACCGCTCACTGATTTACAGGTAAGAACTGCCAAACCAGTCGTAGGAAAAGCTCATACCTTAGCTGATGGTTTGGGCATGTATCTTGAGATCACCGCAGTGGGTACAAAGATATGGCGCATGTCGTATCGTCAGGAGAACGGCAAACAAAACCGTTTGACCTTCGGTTCATATCCTGAGATATCTCTTACGGAAGCAAGAGCCAAACGTGCAGAGGCGCGTAAGCTACTAGCTGATGGTATTGACCCTGCCCAATTCAAACGTGAAGCAAAAGAAGCTAAAGCTATTGCGGGTACGCATACCTTTGAGACAGTCGCTCACGCTTGGTTGAAGAAAACCTCAGCGATGCGCGCTTCTACTACCCAAGAAAAAGTAACGAATTGGCTGCAAAAAGATGTGTTTCCATTTATCGGGCATATGCCTGTTTCTTTAATCAAACCGTTAAATGTTTTAACGACAGTACAAAAGATGGAAGCCCGTGGCTCAGTTGAATCCGCCCATCGAGTGAAACAGATATGTGGTCAAGTACTGCGGTATGCCGTTGCTACTGGACTCGCGGAACGTGATGTGACCGCCGATTTAAAAGGTGCATTGTCCGTTGTGCCAAAGACAAACTATGCGGCCATCATAGAACCTAAACAGGCCGGAGTATTACTTCGCTCGATCTTTGGTTATACGGGCCATCCCTATGCAGTGGCGGCACTTAAATTATCCCCTCTTCTTTTTGTACGACCAGGAGAATTGCGCTCTGCGGAATGGAAAGAAATCGACCTAGATGCAGCAGAGTGGCGCATACCGGGCGAGAAAATGAAGATGAAGATTGACCATCTAGTCCCCCTATCAACACAAGCGATAGAAATTCTACGTAATGTACACGCCATGACGGGACATGGAAAATATGTATTCCCAAGCATCCGAACTTACGAACGATGCATGAGTGAAAATACAATTAATGCTGCTTTACGAAGTATGGGCTACGACAAAGAAACAATGACCGCACACGGCTTCCGCGCGATGGCCAGAACCATTATGGATGAGGTATTAGGTGAACGCGTGGATCTGATTGAACATCAATTAGCTCATGCCGTAAAAGATCCAAACGGCCGAGCATACAATCGCACTGCGCATTTGCCGGCTCGTCGGCAAATGATGCAGCGGTGGGCAGATTATTTAGATTCGTTACGAAAGGGCGCAGACGTAATATCGCTCAAAACAAATCTTGTATAA
- a CDS encoding Conserved hypothetical protein, putative glycosyltransferase (Evidence 4 : Homologs of previously reported genes of unknown function), which yields MKPVRLPASATHALPRWALFALCLLYILPGLIGRDPWKPDDAAGFGIMWTMAHGSLFDWLAPNIVGLAMPDEGPLAFWLGAICIKLFGWLLGDPMAARIAPISFFLLGSTSVWYTTYLLGRRPEAQPLKLAFGGQPEPRDFGRTLADGALLIYLGCLGLLVHSHGTTTEALQVSLIAFSLYTVTRLFESHSLRSAMAFGLVLGLLVLSRGWVVPLALWLGVLVLASIRERALLLRLILVALPLAALVAGAWIFASQQVQPYGNAPSDAWMAWNVRQIGMPSWSTLQYFLKNAIWFAWPAWPFAIWAIYAWRRQHEALHITLPLTFFASLLVLALLNPRGEEAILLPLLPMLAILAAFGLPTMKRGAINAVDWFSVMMLSTCASFIWLGWIAKQTGWPAQIAKNAFKIAPGFKPEFNLLSFIVAAAATAGWIWIVHWRISRRPSVLWRAVVLSSGGIILCWLLLMTLWLPWGNYIKSYAGVAQQVDAALPKVKRCVDSNVGASQRASFAYFGNVPFARFGDKNCDYLLLQDHHRGNDAAQTITRNKLQWQLIWHGRRPADRDERFRLYRRIYTAQPGQE from the coding sequence ATGAAGCCAGTCCGCCTCCCCGCCTCCGCTACGCATGCTCTCCCGCGCTGGGCGTTGTTCGCACTGTGTCTGCTGTATATACTGCCCGGCCTGATCGGACGCGACCCCTGGAAGCCTGATGATGCTGCCGGTTTCGGCATCATGTGGACGATGGCGCACGGCTCCCTATTCGACTGGCTGGCACCGAACATCGTCGGTCTGGCTATGCCGGACGAAGGGCCGCTGGCATTCTGGCTGGGCGCCATCTGCATCAAGTTGTTCGGCTGGCTGCTGGGTGATCCGATGGCCGCGCGCATCGCGCCCATCAGTTTCTTCCTGCTCGGCTCGACATCAGTCTGGTACACCACCTACCTGCTCGGCCGTCGGCCGGAAGCACAGCCGCTGAAACTCGCCTTCGGCGGCCAGCCGGAACCGCGCGATTTCGGCCGTACACTGGCCGATGGCGCACTGCTGATTTACCTCGGTTGTCTGGGTTTGCTGGTGCATAGTCACGGCACGACCACGGAAGCATTGCAGGTATCGCTGATCGCATTTTCGCTCTACACCGTTACGCGCCTGTTTGAATCGCACTCGCTGCGTAGCGCAATGGCCTTCGGCCTGGTGCTGGGCTTGCTGGTGCTGTCGCGCGGCTGGGTCGTTCCGCTGGCCTTGTGGCTAGGCGTACTGGTGCTGGCATCTATACGCGAACGCGCACTCCTGCTGCGCCTGATACTGGTTGCATTGCCGCTGGCAGCCCTGGTGGCAGGCGCATGGATATTTGCGAGCCAGCAGGTTCAGCCTTACGGCAATGCGCCAAGCGATGCGTGGATGGCATGGAATGTCCGTCAGATCGGCATGCCATCGTGGTCTACTCTACAATACTTCCTGAAAAACGCGATCTGGTTTGCATGGCCGGCATGGCCGTTTGCAATCTGGGCCATCTACGCCTGGCGCCGTCAGCATGAAGCACTGCATATCACATTGCCGCTGACCTTTTTTGCCTCCCTGCTGGTGCTCGCATTGCTGAACCCGCGTGGCGAAGAAGCGATTTTATTACCGCTGTTGCCCATGCTGGCCATCCTCGCCGCATTCGGCTTGCCCACCATGAAACGCGGCGCCATCAATGCGGTCGACTGGTTCTCCGTCATGATGCTGAGCACCTGCGCCAGCTTCATCTGGCTGGGCTGGATCGCCAAGCAAACCGGCTGGCCGGCACAGATCGCCAAAAATGCATTCAAGATCGCACCCGGCTTCAAACCGGAATTCAATCTGCTGTCCTTTATCGTGGCCGCTGCCGCAACCGCAGGATGGATCTGGATTGTGCACTGGCGCATATCGCGCCGCCCTTCGGTACTGTGGCGCGCCGTAGTGCTATCGTCCGGCGGAATTATCCTGTGCTGGCTGCTGCTCATGACTTTATGGCTGCCATGGGGCAATTACATCAAGAGTTACGCCGGCGTTGCGCAACAAGTTGACGCTGCATTGCCGAAGGTAAAACGCTGTGTCGACAGCAATGTCGGCGCCTCGCAACGCGCCTCGTTCGCCTATTTCGGCAACGTCCCGTTCGCCCGCTTCGGCGACAAGAATTGCGATTACCTGCTGCTGCAAGACCACCATCGCGGTAACGATGCAGCACAGACCATCACACGCAACAAGTTACAATGGCAACTGATCTGGCACGGCCGCCGCCCTGCCGATCGCGACGAGCGCTTCCGGCTTTATCGACGCATATACACGGCGCAGCCCGGGCAGGAATAA
- the rpmE2 gene encoding 50S ribosomal protein L31 type B (Evidence 2a : Function of homologous gene experimentally demonstrated in an other organism; Product type s : structure), translated as MKAGIHPEYREVLFHDVSNDFKFITRSTINTREKIEFEGTEYPLVKIEVSSESHPFYTGKHKIVDTAGRVDKFRKKFGTVGSKTQMAE; from the coding sequence ATGAAAGCTGGCATTCACCCGGAATACCGTGAAGTTTTGTTCCACGACGTTTCTAACGATTTCAAATTCATCACCCGTTCGACCATCAACACCCGTGAAAAAATTGAATTTGAAGGCACAGAATACCCACTGGTAAAAATCGAGGTTTCGTCGGAATCGCATCCGTTCTACACCGGCAAACATAAAATCGTTGATACCGCAGGTCGCGTGGACAAATTCCGCAAGAAGTTCGGTACCGTCGGTTCCAAAACGCAAATGGCTGAATAA
- a CDS encoding conserved hypothetical protein; putative membrane protein (Evidence 4 : Homologs of previously reported genes of unknown function): MSTLLQAVEVCGIIAFACSGFIEARRKEMDLVGVFIVAFITAFGGGTLRDMLLDRRPLFWVEHQEYAILVFVLALLAWPFFTHLRSAVAEKIIVIADAFGLGLFSAVGASLALEAQMPIFICAMMGVTTGIFGGVLRDVLCNEIPMVFRRGQLYATCSFVGCWVYLLMELLQISSALALIASIVVTSAMRLLAVRLDLKLPG, encoded by the coding sequence ATGAGTACCCTGTTACAGGCGGTGGAAGTCTGCGGGATCATCGCCTTTGCCTGTTCCGGCTTTATCGAGGCGCGGCGCAAGGAAATGGATCTGGTCGGCGTGTTTATCGTGGCATTTATTACTGCATTCGGCGGCGGCACTTTGCGCGACATGCTGCTGGATAGGCGCCCGCTGTTCTGGGTTGAGCATCAGGAATACGCGATTCTGGTTTTTGTTCTGGCGCTGCTGGCCTGGCCGTTTTTCACGCATTTGCGTTCAGCCGTTGCTGAAAAGATCATTGTGATTGCCGATGCGTTTGGTTTGGGATTATTCAGCGCGGTCGGTGCATCGCTGGCGCTGGAAGCGCAGATGCCGATTTTCATCTGCGCGATGATGGGCGTGACGACGGGTATTTTTGGTGGCGTGTTGCGCGATGTCTTGTGCAATGAAATCCCGATGGTATTCCGGCGCGGCCAGTTGTATGCCACCTGCTCATTTGTCGGTTGCTGGGTTTACCTGCTAATGGAGTTGCTGCAGATATCCTCGGCGCTGGCCCTGATTGCCAGCATAGTCGTGACATCGGCGATGCGTTTGCTGGCGGTCCGGCTGGATTTGAAATTGCCGGGTTGA
- the rho gene encoding transcription termination factor (ATP-dependent helicase rho) (Evidence 2a : Function of homologous gene experimentally demonstrated in an other organism; PubMedId : 14712716, 14970217, 92046055, 92118779, 93361525, 99223477, 10230401, 1716; Product type f : factor) translates to MHLSELKALHVSALLEMAISLDIDNAARLRKQELMFAILKKRAKSGEQIFGDGALEVLPDGFGFLRSPDASYMASTDDIYISPSQIRRFNLHTGDSIEGEVRTPKDGERYFALVKVDKVNGEAPEASKHRILFENLTPLHPNKPLLLERDMRGEENITGRVIDLIAPIGKGQRGLLVASPKSGKSVILQHIAHAITTNHPDVVMIVLLIDERPEEVTEMQRSVRGEVVASTFDEPATRHVQVAEMVLEKAKRLVEMKKDVVILLDSITRLARAYNTVIPASGKVLTGGVDANALQRPKRFFGAARNIEEGGSLTIIATALIETGSRMDDVIYEEFKGTGNMEVHLERRLAEKRVYPAINLNKSGTRREELLIKPDQLQKIWVLRKLLYGMDEIEAMEFILDKMKATKNNAEFFDMMRRGNS, encoded by the coding sequence ATGCATTTATCCGAATTAAAGGCGTTACACGTCTCCGCCCTGCTAGAAATGGCAATCAGCCTGGACATCGACAACGCCGCGCGCTTGCGCAAACAAGAACTGATGTTCGCGATTCTCAAGAAACGCGCGAAGTCAGGAGAACAAATTTTTGGCGATGGCGCCCTCGAAGTATTGCCTGACGGCTTTGGCTTCCTGCGCTCGCCCGACGCCAGCTACATGGCGTCCACCGACGACATCTATATTTCCCCGTCGCAGATCCGCCGCTTCAATCTGCACACCGGCGACTCGATCGAAGGCGAAGTACGCACGCCGAAAGACGGCGAACGCTACTTTGCATTGGTCAAGGTCGACAAGGTCAACGGCGAAGCGCCGGAAGCATCGAAGCACCGTATTCTGTTTGAAAACCTCACGCCGCTGCACCCGAACAAGCCGCTGCTGCTTGAACGTGATATGCGCGGCGAAGAAAACATCACCGGCCGCGTCATCGATCTGATCGCGCCTATCGGTAAAGGCCAGCGCGGCTTGCTGGTGGCATCGCCCAAATCCGGTAAATCCGTGATCCTGCAACACATCGCACACGCAATCACCACCAATCATCCGGATGTCGTGATGATCGTGTTGCTGATCGACGAACGCCCTGAAGAAGTGACCGAGATGCAGCGTTCGGTGCGCGGCGAAGTGGTGGCATCGACTTTCGATGAACCGGCCACACGTCACGTACAAGTTGCGGAAATGGTTTTGGAAAAAGCCAAGCGTCTGGTTGAAATGAAAAAAGACGTCGTGATTCTGCTCGACTCGATCACCCGTCTGGCACGCGCCTACAACACCGTGATCCCGGCCTCCGGCAAGGTATTGACCGGTGGTGTGGATGCCAACGCATTGCAACGCCCTAAACGCTTCTTCGGCGCAGCCCGCAATATCGAAGAAGGCGGTTCGCTGACCATCATCGCTACTGCGCTGATCGAAACCGGCAGCCGCATGGATGACGTGATCTACGAAGAATTCAAGGGTACCGGCAATATGGAAGTGCATCTCGAACGCCGTCTGGCCGAGAAGCGCGTCTACCCTGCGATCAACCTGAACAAATCCGGCACCCGTCGCGAAGAATTGCTGATCAAACCGGATCAACTGCAAAAAATCTGGGTCTTGCGCAAACTGCTGTACGGCATGGACGAGATCGAAGCGATGGAATTCATCCTCGACAAGATGAAGGCGACCAAGAACAACGCCGAATTCTTCGACATGATGCGTCGCGGTAATTCGTAA
- the trxA gene encoding thioredoxin (Evidence 2a : Function of homologous gene experimentally demonstrated in an other organism; PubMedId : 90202710, 91154193, 92250497, 99175138, 10489448, 1094461, 10947986; Product type c : carrier), with the protein MSENITHITDASFDTDVLKSDTPVLVDFWAEWCGPCKMIAPILEDVAKEYAGKIRIAKMDVDANQAIPAKFGIRGIPTLILFKNGVPAAQKVGALAKGQLTAFIDSNI; encoded by the coding sequence ATGAGCGAAAACATCACACATATTACCGATGCGTCTTTTGATACAGACGTACTGAAATCCGATACGCCTGTCCTGGTCGACTTCTGGGCCGAGTGGTGCGGTCCATGCAAAATGATTGCGCCTATCCTGGAAGACGTCGCGAAAGAATACGCAGGCAAGATTCGTATCGCCAAAATGGACGTTGATGCGAACCAGGCTATTCCAGCCAAATTCGGCATTCGCGGCATTCCGACGCTGATTTTGTTCAAGAACGGCGTACCTGCAGCGCAAAAAGTAGGCGCGCTGGCGAAAGGTCAATTGACCGCTTTCATCGATAGCAACATCTAA
- a CDS encoding Conserved hypothetical protein (Evidence 4 : Homologs of previously reported genes of unknown function), which yields MLVSTFAHIQLLKNALARQIDGAFIPPTMTSLSEYIRQLPPDGATATAASERLMSLYADLRQHAWLKKLFSARRNTDLLPLAEILLALSDELTQAMLPSLKASPDAGYARWQAALEQLSPVARNLLSDETQLVWTIWKSQLDASDANVIRYAQMMRLVQQVEHIQQPLFWISPVAPDAMEQAFLDAYGARQALTVLTLDWHAHSVHSTYAAAWPEMLVDEMDSAALSLATPPGLKLHAAQNMEAEARAGAQTVIDWLQQGKTNIAIVAQDRVVARRIRALLERAQIVVADETGWKLSTTRAASAIAAWLELVAARAETVGLLDFLKSPFVFADMADKAELVMVSEIALQRAKVLSGWEAVSDALTAAPAAQKMMTLLAQQAAGFTGRKTLCEWIAATQQMLVTLGMRDALQADAAGAQLLQLLQDVAQDCVQVGHTFSFAEWRAFLNLQLEAKAFVQVNQDKRVVMLPLNGARLRSFDAVLLVGADAEHLPSQPMETLFFANVVRRELGLATRESRQRQQLRDVTELLSANDCVVLSWQAHKNGEPNPVSPWIERLELCLARACLAPLAKHEVQIAPRHLQPTPVLMPAPAAPQLLPQKLSASGYNSLVACPYQFFATRMLGLSGIDDVSDMPEKRDYGDWLHKILAQFHQTLQEAPVPLAERAPLLQQISDRIFAHELDKSAAALGYYARWQKAMPAYLEWIAERESQGWHFVLGEEKFEKLLRWEDGEIVLHGRVDRMDENASGERAVLDYKSTNQGALRDKLRQGEDHQLPFYGLLSGTALSAALYVPLEATRDKIKEVEAPDYEVWQQNLEEQIVRNMQAITHGAPLPATGPEPVCQYCDVRGLCRKGAW from the coding sequence GTGCTGGTGTCAACCTTCGCGCACATACAGTTATTGAAAAATGCATTGGCGCGCCAGATAGACGGCGCTTTCATTCCGCCGACGATGACCTCGCTGTCTGAATATATCCGCCAGTTGCCGCCTGACGGCGCGACTGCAACTGCGGCAAGCGAGCGCCTGATGTCGCTGTATGCGGACCTGCGCCAGCACGCATGGCTGAAAAAACTGTTCAGCGCGCGGCGCAATACCGATTTGCTGCCGCTGGCGGAAATTCTGCTGGCGCTGTCCGATGAATTGACGCAAGCCATGCTGCCGTCGTTGAAGGCGTCGCCGGATGCCGGTTATGCGCGCTGGCAGGCGGCGCTGGAACAATTGTCGCCGGTCGCGCGCAATCTGTTGTCGGATGAAACGCAACTGGTATGGACGATCTGGAAAAGCCAGCTTGACGCCAGCGATGCGAATGTGATCCGCTATGCGCAGATGATGCGGCTGGTGCAGCAGGTGGAACACATACAGCAGCCACTGTTCTGGATCAGCCCGGTCGCACCGGATGCAATGGAGCAGGCCTTTCTGGATGCCTATGGCGCACGGCAGGCCTTGACCGTGCTGACGCTGGACTGGCATGCGCACTCTGTTCATAGTACGTATGCCGCTGCCTGGCCGGAAATGCTGGTCGATGAGATGGACAGCGCGGCATTGTCGCTTGCCACGCCACCAGGGTTGAAATTGCATGCGGCGCAAAACATGGAAGCGGAAGCCAGGGCCGGTGCACAAACCGTGATCGACTGGCTGCAGCAGGGCAAAACGAATATCGCCATCGTTGCGCAGGATCGCGTTGTCGCTCGTCGCATACGCGCCTTGCTGGAGCGTGCACAGATTGTGGTGGCCGATGAAACCGGCTGGAAGCTCTCCACGACGCGCGCGGCCTCTGCCATTGCGGCCTGGCTGGAGCTGGTCGCAGCCCGCGCTGAAACAGTAGGCTTGCTGGATTTCCTGAAATCGCCCTTTGTCTTTGCTGACATGGCTGACAAGGCGGAACTGGTCATGGTCAGTGAAATTGCATTGCAGCGGGCGAAAGTGTTGAGCGGCTGGGAAGCGGTCAGCGACGCCTTGACTGCAGCACCGGCGGCGCAAAAGATGATGACACTGCTGGCGCAGCAGGCAGCCGGTTTCACGGGCCGCAAGACTCTATGTGAGTGGATAGCCGCCACGCAGCAGATGCTGGTGACGCTCGGCATGCGCGACGCCTTGCAGGCCGATGCCGCCGGTGCGCAGCTGCTTCAATTGCTGCAGGATGTTGCGCAGGATTGCGTGCAGGTCGGTCATACATTTTCCTTTGCAGAGTGGCGCGCCTTCCTGAATCTGCAACTGGAAGCGAAAGCCTTCGTGCAAGTCAATCAGGACAAACGCGTCGTGATGCTGCCCCTGAATGGCGCGCGCCTGCGCAGCTTCGATGCCGTCCTGCTGGTGGGCGCGGATGCGGAGCATCTCCCTTCGCAACCGATGGAGACGCTGTTTTTTGCCAACGTGGTGCGGCGCGAACTCGGGCTGGCCACGCGCGAAAGCCGGCAGCGCCAGCAATTGCGCGATGTGACGGAATTATTGTCGGCCAATGATTGCGTGGTCCTGTCGTGGCAGGCGCACAAGAATGGCGAACCGAATCCGGTCAGTCCGTGGATAGAGCGACTGGAATTGTGCCTGGCGCGCGCCTGCCTGGCGCCGCTTGCAAAGCATGAAGTGCAGATTGCGCCGCGCCATCTGCAACCGACGCCGGTGCTGATGCCTGCGCCTGCTGCGCCGCAATTGCTGCCGCAAAAACTTTCCGCCAGCGGCTACAACAGCCTGGTCGCCTGTCCGTATCAGTTCTTCGCCACCCGCATGCTGGGTTTGTCCGGTATCGATGACGTATCGGATATGCCGGAGAAGCGCGATTACGGCGATTGGCTGCATAAGATACTGGCGCAGTTCCATCAGACTTTGCAGGAAGCACCGGTTCCACTGGCAGAACGTGCGCCCTTGTTGCAGCAAATATCGGATCGCATTTTTGCGCATGAACTCGATAAGAGCGCGGCGGCACTCGGTTATTACGCACGCTGGCAAAAAGCCATGCCGGCCTATCTGGAATGGATAGCCGAACGGGAAAGTCAGGGCTGGCATTTTGTCCTCGGCGAAGAAAAATTCGAAAAACTATTGCGCTGGGAAGATGGCGAAATTGTGCTGCACGGCCGGGTCGATCGCATGGATGAAAATGCCAGCGGCGAACGTGCGGTGCTCGATTACAAAAGCACGAATCAGGGCGCCTTGCGCGACAAGCTCAGGCAGGGCGAAGATCATCAATTGCCGTTTTACGGACTGCTGTCGGGAACGGCCTTGAGTGCTGCTCTGTACGTACCGCTGGAAGCCACCAGGGACAAGATCAAGGAAGTCGAAGCGCCCGACTATGAAGTGTGGCAGCAGAATCTGGAAGAGCAAATCGTTCGCAACATGCAGGCGATTACGCACGGTGCCCCTCTGCCTGCCACCGGGCCCGAACCCGTTTGCCAGTATTGCGATGTGCGCGGACTGTGCCGTAAAGGAGCATGGTAA